A section of the Kribbella sp. HUAS MG21 genome encodes:
- a CDS encoding MFS transporter, producing the protein MKRAFIDLGPLRVLTYRRLWIGQVLSGFGGQLTFVAVMFQVWDQTSSPAWTGAVGLAQALPLIVLGLFAGTLVDRLERRKIYLVTTLGQLLVASVMASQLVIGRVPVGVLLALVAVQASLGATAGPVARTVLPKLLSRDQLAAGLALNRIGFQGAMLLGPALGGVIIGAWGVGVCYLVDALTFLAALYGVLGLPRMQLESTAKPGLRGVWDGLTFVVATPVIRGALITDLAATVLSMPISLFPVLNAERFGNNPRTLGLFLTAIAVGGVVASLFSGTFTRLPRHGLVMLCGSAVWGIALLLFAFAPSAWLALLWLAVAGAADTVAVVSRSTIVQLHTPSDLLGRVSAAEQIVGQAGPDLGNLRGGVVAQLTSPVASLASGALLCVAAVAAVAASTPGLRRSAVTQDA; encoded by the coding sequence GTGAAGCGGGCGTTCATCGACCTGGGTCCGCTGCGCGTGCTGACCTACCGGCGGTTGTGGATCGGGCAGGTGCTGTCGGGGTTCGGCGGCCAGTTGACCTTCGTCGCGGTGATGTTCCAGGTCTGGGACCAGACGTCGAGTCCGGCGTGGACCGGCGCGGTCGGGCTGGCCCAGGCTCTGCCGCTGATCGTGCTCGGCCTGTTCGCGGGCACCCTCGTCGACCGCCTCGAGCGGCGCAAGATCTACCTGGTCACCACCCTCGGGCAGTTGCTCGTGGCAAGCGTGATGGCGAGTCAACTGGTGATCGGCCGCGTTCCCGTGGGTGTGCTGCTGGCGCTGGTCGCCGTCCAGGCCTCCCTCGGTGCGACCGCCGGACCTGTCGCGCGAACCGTCCTGCCGAAGCTGTTGTCGCGTGACCAGTTGGCCGCCGGGCTCGCGCTCAACCGGATCGGTTTCCAGGGCGCGATGCTGCTCGGCCCGGCGCTCGGCGGCGTGATCATCGGCGCCTGGGGCGTCGGCGTCTGCTATCTGGTCGACGCGCTGACCTTCCTGGCCGCGTTGTACGGCGTCCTCGGCCTGCCCCGGATGCAGCTCGAGTCGACCGCGAAGCCGGGGCTGCGCGGGGTGTGGGACGGACTGACGTTCGTCGTGGCCACGCCGGTGATCCGCGGCGCGCTGATCACGGACCTGGCCGCGACCGTGCTGTCGATGCCGATCAGCCTGTTCCCGGTGCTCAACGCGGAGCGGTTCGGCAACAATCCGCGGACGCTCGGGTTGTTCCTCACCGCGATCGCGGTCGGCGGCGTGGTCGCGTCGCTGTTCTCCGGCACGTTCACGCGGCTGCCGCGGCACGGGCTGGTGATGTTGTGCGGTTCGGCCGTCTGGGGGATCGCCCTGCTGCTGTTCGCGTTCGCGCCCTCGGCCTGGTTGGCGTTGCTGTGGCTCGCGGTCGCCGGCGCCGCGGACACCGTCGCCGTCGTGTCCCGCAGTACGATCGTCCAGCTGCACACGCCGTCCGATCTGCTCGGCCGGGTCAGCGCGGCGGAGCAGATCGTCGGTCAGGCCGGGCCGGACCTCGGCAACCTGCGCGGCGGTGTGGTCGCGCAACTCACCTCGCCCGTGGCCTCACTCGCCTCCGGTGCCCTGCTGTGCGTCGCGGCGGTGGCCGCGGTCGCCGCCAGTACGCCGGGACTGCGGCGCTCGGCCGTCACTCAGGACGCGTGA
- a CDS encoding MarR family transcriptional regulator, which produces MDDPSEQSLWRPLHDLLARMDAEIGQVYTDRQITGLKPTYVRELLQLHFKGPMTITELADAIGRTHSALSQKVSAMRAAGLVRTVPGADARSKQVTLTAKSKKLVDLLAAEWRATEAAIAELEAELPYPMSQVVQDVEQALARKSFHDRISEKLGNQQ; this is translated from the coding sequence ATGGACGATCCCAGCGAACAGAGTCTGTGGCGGCCGCTGCACGACCTGTTGGCCCGGATGGACGCCGAGATCGGGCAGGTCTACACCGACCGGCAGATCACCGGGCTCAAGCCGACGTACGTGCGCGAGCTGCTGCAGCTGCACTTCAAGGGCCCGATGACGATCACCGAGCTGGCGGACGCGATCGGCCGGACGCATTCCGCGCTCAGCCAGAAGGTGTCGGCGATGCGGGCCGCCGGGCTGGTCCGGACGGTGCCGGGCGCGGACGCGCGGAGCAAGCAGGTCACGCTCACGGCCAAGTCCAAGAAGCTCGTGGACCTGCTGGCCGCCGAGTGGCGCGCGACCGAGGCCGCGATCGCGGAACTCGAGGCCGAGCTGCCGTACCCGATGAGCCAGGTCGTCCAGGACGTCGAGCAGGCCCTGGCCAGGAAGAGCTTCCACGACCGCATCTCGGAGAAGCTCGGGAACCAGCAGTGA
- a CDS encoding class I SAM-dependent methyltransferase: MQRDQSFDHLAERYDRLGELTPDAVADWLPTVLPDRRRRALDLGCGAGRHAVVLAEYFEHVDAVDLSAPMIDLARRKRPRPNVSYRAAGILETSGQYDFVTSSATLHHVPDLPAVLRHIRSLVAVGGRAALADTVSPRPANPRWWLYGGEVRKLARNLARRNPHAWEIFRLATGDWLDHRVSDRYLSRPGFEQAYGAVFPRGRFERVGSQHAVVWQRPDVTVLI; the protein is encoded by the coding sequence ATGCAGCGCGACCAGTCGTTCGATCATCTGGCGGAGCGGTATGACCGGCTCGGCGAACTGACCCCCGACGCCGTCGCCGACTGGCTCCCGACCGTCCTCCCGGACCGCCGGCGCCGAGCGCTCGACCTGGGCTGCGGCGCCGGCCGGCACGCCGTCGTACTCGCGGAGTACTTCGAGCACGTCGACGCCGTCGACCTCTCGGCCCCGATGATCGACCTCGCCCGGCGCAAGCGTCCGCGCCCGAACGTCAGCTATCGCGCGGCCGGCATCCTCGAAACGAGCGGCCAGTACGACTTCGTCACCAGTTCCGCGACCTTGCACCACGTCCCGGACCTCCCCGCCGTACTCCGGCACATCCGCTCCCTGGTCGCCGTCGGCGGCCGGGCGGCCCTCGCCGACACCGTCTCGCCGCGCCCCGCGAACCCGCGCTGGTGGCTGTACGGCGGCGAGGTCCGCAAGCTCGCCCGCAACCTGGCCCGCCGCAATCCGCACGCCTGGGAGATCTTCCGGCTGGCGACCGGCGACTGGCTCGACCACCGGGTCAGCGACCGGTACCTGAGCCGGCCGGGTTTCGAGCAGGCGTACGGCGCGGTGTTCCCGCGTGGCCGCTTCGAGCGCGTCGGCAGCCAGCACGCCGTCGTCTGGCAGCGGCCGGATGTGACAGTGCTTATATAA
- a CDS encoding MFS transporter yields the protein MTSRPRLLLPAAFITSLGNNIQLLGAALLLVRAEGSMLDVGWLFIAVAVPQAVLSPYFGRLADRFDRRRLWVACDVFSAVAALALPIGLALGVSQQPLVYATNFALAVIAAQFTPASAALVRERVPTAQLRRFNAHYEIALQSGMLLSAALGGVALQYFGPQALFTFNAVTFVLSAVLVFLIGRGRVSEVPETTHREPVLVQGLPLVPLAVLFGQGLVVVTVFNALLPVLLVGEWQRGPAVLGLVDAVGGLGFLLAAAAYRRSATRFGDLRLAVGGFLLCSALFALQPLFGVPALMGLVLLGAFLFGQSRIATRSLLMTSVDESRVGRAFGIANAYGLAATVVVMLIAAAVTDRSDTRYGFATVAAISLVSATLAATTISRRAASNRHAARPVVRSSGGAV from the coding sequence GTGACTTCGCGACCACGCCTGCTGCTGCCGGCTGCCTTCATCACGTCCCTCGGCAACAACATCCAGCTCCTCGGCGCCGCGCTGCTGCTGGTCCGGGCGGAGGGCTCGATGCTCGACGTCGGCTGGCTCTTCATCGCCGTCGCCGTCCCGCAGGCAGTGCTCTCGCCGTACTTCGGCCGTCTCGCCGACCGCTTCGACCGGCGCCGCCTGTGGGTCGCGTGCGACGTCTTCAGCGCCGTCGCCGCACTCGCGCTCCCGATCGGCCTGGCGCTCGGGGTGTCCCAGCAACCGCTCGTCTACGCGACCAACTTCGCGCTCGCGGTGATCGCCGCCCAGTTCACCCCGGCCAGCGCCGCGCTCGTCCGCGAACGGGTCCCCACTGCACAACTGCGGCGCTTCAACGCCCACTACGAGATCGCGCTGCAGTCCGGCATGCTCCTGTCCGCGGCCCTCGGCGGCGTCGCGCTGCAGTACTTCGGCCCGCAGGCGCTCTTCACCTTCAATGCCGTCACGTTCGTGCTGTCGGCGGTCCTGGTGTTCCTGATCGGTCGCGGCCGCGTGAGCGAAGTACCGGAGACAACCCATCGTGAGCCGGTCCTGGTGCAGGGGCTTCCGCTGGTCCCGCTCGCGGTGCTGTTCGGGCAGGGGCTGGTCGTGGTGACGGTGTTCAACGCGCTGCTGCCTGTCCTGCTCGTCGGGGAATGGCAGCGCGGGCCGGCGGTCCTCGGTCTGGTCGACGCGGTCGGCGGGCTCGGGTTCTTGCTGGCTGCCGCCGCCTACCGGCGGTCCGCAACGCGGTTCGGCGACCTGCGCCTGGCCGTCGGTGGATTCTTGCTCTGCAGTGCGTTGTTCGCGCTCCAGCCGCTGTTCGGCGTACCGGCTCTGATGGGTCTCGTCCTGCTGGGCGCCTTCCTGTTCGGGCAGTCGCGGATCGCCACGCGCTCGCTGCTGATGACCTCGGTGGACGAGTCGCGGGTCGGCCGCGCGTTCGGGATCGCGAACGCGTACGGTCTCGCCGCGACCGTCGTCGTCATGCTGATCGCCGCGGCCGTCACCGACCGCTCCGACACCCGCTACGGCTTCGCCACCGTCGCCGCGATCAGCCTCGTCTCGGCCACCCTCGCCGCCACAACCATCTCCCGCCGCGCCGCGTCCAACCGGCATGCAGCGCGACCAGTCGTTCGATCATCTGGCGGAGCGGTATGA
- a CDS encoding TetR/AcrR family transcriptional regulator encodes MAGRGRPRDAGVEARVLEAAMAEMRARGYDAMSVDRVAERAGVAKTTIYRRWPSKAELVIALVAGLRGAVPFEPSGDPRRDLTELVTAIAATLRSIPTTLVADLTAAAAREPRVGDSVRALWAERHAAVTAVVRQAQTDGLLPGHADPRVVVDQLVGPLYYRLLVTGEPIDPAYVGALVLSALGPEQS; translated from the coding sequence ATGGCGGGACGAGGACGGCCGCGCGACGCCGGCGTCGAGGCGCGGGTGCTGGAGGCCGCGATGGCCGAGATGCGGGCCCGGGGGTACGACGCGATGTCGGTGGACCGGGTCGCCGAGCGGGCCGGGGTCGCGAAGACCACGATCTACCGGCGCTGGCCGAGCAAGGCGGAGCTGGTGATCGCGCTGGTCGCGGGGCTCCGGGGCGCCGTACCGTTCGAGCCGAGCGGCGATCCGCGGCGCGACCTCACCGAGCTCGTGACCGCGATCGCCGCCACGCTGCGGTCGATCCCCACCACGCTCGTCGCCGATCTCACCGCCGCGGCGGCCCGCGAGCCGCGCGTCGGCGACAGCGTCCGCGCGCTGTGGGCCGAGCGGCACGCGGCCGTCACCGCGGTCGTGCGGCAAGCCCAGACCGACGGGCTGCTGCCCGGGCACGCCGATCCACGGGTCGTCGTGGACCAACTCGTCGGCCCGTTGTACTACCGGCTCCTCGTCACGGGCGAGCCGATCGATCCCGCCTACGTGGGGGCCCTGGTGCTCAGCGCCCTCGGACCGGAGCAGTCATGA
- a CDS encoding SRPBCC family protein — protein MKKFLVALGAVLVLVAGWTVYTIARPFVLHTEIEIDASPEQVWKVLTDREAYPEWNPFIISSTGELTAGATITNVLRDTKGSETEFIPKLLVVTPDQELRWIGKIPPGAVFDGEHSFVLTALPDGRTRLVHEEKFTGAAVPFTRSMLTDTIKPQFEAMNRALATRAEAN, from the coding sequence ATGAAGAAGTTCCTCGTTGCCCTCGGCGCCGTTCTCGTCCTGGTCGCCGGCTGGACGGTCTACACGATCGCGCGGCCGTTCGTCCTGCACACCGAGATCGAGATCGACGCCTCCCCCGAGCAGGTCTGGAAGGTCCTCACCGACCGCGAGGCCTACCCGGAGTGGAACCCGTTCATCATCTCGTCGACCGGCGAACTGACGGCCGGCGCCACCATCACCAACGTGCTGCGCGACACCAAGGGCAGCGAAACGGAGTTCATCCCGAAGCTGCTGGTGGTCACCCCGGACCAGGAACTCCGCTGGATCGGCAAGATCCCGCCCGGCGCGGTCTTCGACGGCGAACACTCCTTCGTCCTGACCGCTCTCCCCGACGGCCGCACCCGCCTGGTCCACGAGGAGAAGTTCACCGGCGCCGCGGTCCCCTTCACCCGCTCGATGCTCACCGACACCATCAAGCCCCAGTTCGAGGCCATGAACCGAGCCCTGGCCACCCGCGCCGAAGCTAACTGA
- a CDS encoding MFS transporter, whose product MYLASVGPLRTAPLRRVPGNVVALGIVSLVTDVSAEMVTAILPLYLVFGLGLNPLQFGLLDGLYAGATAVLRLAGGHVADRWRRLKTVAGVGYALSAIAKLGFLAAGASVPAIGVVLAVDRAGKGIRTAPRDALISLSSEPSTMGRSFGVHRALDTIGAFLGPLVATAVLWASLNDYNSVFVTSFALATCGVIILTAFVRDRAPEPAPVRERLPVLRLLKEPNFRRCCVWAAALGLFTITDSFVYLAVQRRWEIGTSLFPLLPLGTAGTFLLLAIPLGRLGDRIGRWKVFLGGHLALVLALLIVCGPVGSWWLVLALHGVFYAATDGVLPAAVGPLLPEHLRASGLAVLQTGQALARMAAAVTVGLLWTLWDLRPAILAITVALTAVTVAAAVFKPLEVRR is encoded by the coding sequence ATGTACCTCGCATCCGTCGGCCCGCTGCGGACCGCGCCGCTGCGCCGGGTCCCGGGGAATGTGGTTGCCCTCGGCATCGTCAGTCTGGTGACCGACGTGTCGGCCGAGATGGTGACCGCGATCCTGCCGCTGTACCTGGTCTTCGGGCTCGGGCTGAACCCGCTGCAGTTCGGGCTGCTCGACGGCCTGTACGCCGGGGCCACCGCGGTACTGCGGCTGGCCGGCGGACACGTGGCCGACCGCTGGCGGCGGTTGAAGACCGTCGCCGGCGTCGGCTACGCGCTGTCCGCGATCGCGAAGCTCGGCTTCCTGGCCGCCGGGGCGTCGGTGCCGGCGATCGGCGTGGTGCTCGCGGTCGACCGCGCCGGCAAGGGCATCCGGACGGCGCCGCGGGACGCGCTGATCTCGCTGAGCAGCGAACCGTCGACGATGGGCCGGTCGTTCGGCGTGCACCGGGCGCTCGACACGATCGGCGCGTTCCTGGGCCCGCTGGTCGCCACGGCCGTGTTGTGGGCGAGCCTCAACGACTACAACTCGGTCTTCGTCACCAGCTTCGCGCTGGCGACCTGCGGCGTGATCATCCTGACCGCGTTCGTCCGCGACCGGGCTCCGGAGCCGGCGCCTGTCCGGGAGCGCCTACCGGTCCTGCGGTTGCTGAAGGAGCCGAACTTCCGCCGCTGCTGTGTGTGGGCCGCGGCGCTCGGTCTCTTCACGATCACCGACTCGTTCGTCTACCTCGCCGTCCAACGTCGCTGGGAGATCGGCACCAGCCTGTTCCCCCTGCTCCCGTTGGGGACCGCGGGCACCTTCCTCCTACTCGCGATTCCGCTCGGCCGGCTCGGCGACCGGATCGGCCGGTGGAAGGTCTTCCTCGGCGGCCATCTCGCGCTCGTGCTGGCCTTGCTGATCGTCTGCGGCCCTGTCGGCAGCTGGTGGCTGGTCCTCGCGTTGCACGGGGTCTTCTACGCCGCGACCGACGGCGTCCTGCCCGCGGCCGTCGGCCCGCTGCTGCCCGAGCACCTCCGCGCCAGCGGTCTCGCCGTACTGCAAACCGGGCAGGCGCTCGCCCGGATGGCCGCGGCCGTCACCGTCGGCCTGCTCTGGACGCTGTGGGACCTGCGGCCGGCGATCCTCGCGATCACCGTCGCGCTGACCGCGGTGACGGTCGCCGCCGCCGTCTTCAAACCCTTGGAGGTCCGTCGATGA